In Geotalea uraniireducens, one genomic interval encodes:
- the ppdK gene encoding pyruvate, phosphate dikinase codes for MAAKYVYFFGNGQAEGKAEMKNLLGGKGANLAEMTSIGLPVPPGFTITTEVCTEFYKNNRSYPAGLRGEVEKNLQQVEALMGRTFGDAKNPLLVSVRSGARASMPGMMDTILNLGLNDTTVQGIIAQSGDERFAYDAYRRFVQMYSDVVMGMDKDLLEHLLEQKKEEKKVHLDTDLTAADWRELVGKFKAKIKESLGKEFPEDPQEQLWGAIGAVFGSWMNPRAITYRRLNNIPAEWGTAVNVQSMVFGNMGNDCATGVAFTRDPSTGENYFYGEYLVNAQGEDVVAGIRTPQPINRANGKDSTLPSMEEVLPECYQQLVQIRGILEKHYRDMQDIEFTIEKGKLFMLQTRNGKRTAKAAIKIAVDMVNEGLIDEKTAVLRVSPSQLDQLLHPSLDPKAKKTIIAKGLPASPGAASGEVVFTADEAEAAARLGLKVVLVRIETSPEDIHGMHAAQGILTARGGMTSHAAVVARGMGKCCVAGCGDIKVDYAANQFVAATGQVVKKGDVITLDGATGEVMLGEVQTVPPQLTGDFGTLMGWVDRYRKLKVRTNADTPHDSKVAREFGAEGIGLCRTEHMFFEADRIAAVREMILADDVEGRKKALAKILPMQKGDFLGIFREMKDLPVTIRLLDPPLHEFLPQEEKDIEALAKTMGVTPQTLKNKVEYLHEFNPMLGHRGCRLGLTFPEIYDMQVQAIMEAACELTKNEGFSIVPEIMIPLVGVVSELARLRENAIRVCDEVIERYGVKLDYLIGTMIELPRAALTADEIATQAEFFSFGTNDLTQTTFGLSRDDAGKFLPFYVESGLLEEDPFVSLDQQGVGLLVKMAVEKGRATRPNIKLGICGEHGGDPSSVIFCHSIGLDYVSCSPFRVPIARLAAAHAALEG; via the coding sequence ATGGCTGCAAAGTACGTGTATTTCTTCGGTAATGGCCAGGCCGAAGGGAAGGCGGAGATGAAGAACCTTCTGGGTGGCAAAGGGGCCAACCTGGCCGAGATGACCAGCATCGGCCTGCCGGTCCCGCCGGGCTTTACCATCACCACGGAGGTCTGTACCGAGTTCTACAAGAACAACCGTTCCTATCCGGCCGGGTTGCGGGGGGAAGTGGAAAAGAACCTGCAGCAGGTGGAAGCGTTGATGGGCCGGACCTTCGGCGACGCCAAGAACCCGCTGCTCGTCTCGGTTCGTTCCGGCGCTCGCGCCTCCATGCCGGGGATGATGGATACCATCCTCAACCTGGGGCTCAACGATACCACCGTCCAGGGGATCATTGCCCAGAGCGGTGACGAGCGCTTTGCCTACGATGCCTACCGGCGCTTCGTCCAGATGTACTCCGACGTCGTCATGGGGATGGACAAGGATCTGCTGGAGCATCTGCTCGAGCAGAAAAAGGAAGAAAAGAAGGTTCACCTCGACACCGACCTGACGGCCGCCGACTGGCGGGAACTGGTCGGCAAATTCAAGGCGAAGATCAAGGAGTCGCTCGGCAAGGAGTTCCCGGAAGATCCCCAGGAGCAGCTCTGGGGCGCGATTGGCGCCGTCTTCGGCTCCTGGATGAATCCGCGCGCCATTACCTACCGTCGGCTGAATAACATCCCGGCCGAATGGGGGACGGCGGTCAACGTCCAGTCGATGGTTTTCGGCAACATGGGGAATGACTGTGCCACCGGTGTTGCCTTCACCCGCGACCCGTCGACCGGCGAGAACTATTTCTATGGCGAGTACTTGGTCAACGCCCAGGGCGAGGACGTGGTGGCCGGTATTCGCACCCCGCAGCCGATCAATCGGGCCAACGGTAAGGACTCCACACTGCCGTCCATGGAAGAGGTGCTTCCCGAGTGCTACCAGCAGCTGGTGCAGATTCGCGGCATCCTGGAAAAGCATTATCGGGACATGCAGGATATCGAGTTCACCATCGAGAAGGGGAAACTCTTCATGCTGCAGACCCGGAACGGCAAGCGGACCGCCAAGGCGGCGATCAAGATCGCCGTCGACATGGTGAACGAGGGGCTGATCGATGAAAAGACTGCCGTGCTGCGAGTCTCCCCGTCGCAGCTCGACCAGCTGCTCCACCCGTCACTCGATCCGAAGGCCAAGAAAACGATCATCGCCAAGGGGTTGCCGGCTTCGCCGGGGGCGGCCAGCGGCGAGGTGGTCTTTACTGCCGATGAGGCGGAAGCTGCGGCGCGGCTCGGCCTGAAGGTGGTCCTGGTCCGGATCGAGACCTCACCGGAAGATATCCATGGCATGCATGCCGCCCAAGGGATTCTCACCGCCCGCGGCGGCATGACCTCCCATGCGGCGGTGGTTGCCCGCGGCATGGGCAAGTGCTGCGTTGCCGGCTGCGGCGATATCAAGGTCGATTATGCCGCCAACCAGTTCGTCGCGGCGACCGGTCAGGTGGTCAAGAAAGGGGACGTGATCACCCTTGACGGCGCCACCGGCGAGGTGATGCTCGGCGAGGTGCAGACCGTGCCGCCCCAGCTGACCGGTGACTTCGGCACCCTGATGGGGTGGGTTGACCGCTACCGCAAGCTAAAAGTCCGGACCAATGCCGATACCCCTCACGACTCGAAAGTGGCCCGGGAATTCGGCGCCGAGGGGATCGGCCTCTGCCGGACCGAGCATATGTTCTTCGAGGCCGACCGGATTGCCGCCGTGCGGGAGATGATCCTGGCCGACGACGTCGAAGGGCGCAAGAAGGCGCTGGCGAAGATCCTGCCGATGCAGAAAGGGGACTTCCTTGGCATTTTCCGCGAGATGAAGGACCTGCCGGTCACCATCCGGCTTCTCGACCCGCCGCTGCACGAATTCCTCCCCCAGGAAGAGAAGGATATCGAGGCGCTGGCCAAGACCATGGGGGTGACGCCACAAACCCTCAAGAACAAGGTGGAATACCTGCACGAGTTCAACCCGATGCTCGGCCACCGCGGCTGCCGCCTCGGTCTGACGTTCCCGGAAATCTACGACATGCAGGTCCAGGCGATCATGGAAGCAGCCTGCGAACTGACGAAGAACGAAGGATTTTCGATCGTTCCCGAAATCATGATCCCGCTGGTCGGCGTGGTCTCAGAACTGGCCCGGCTCCGGGAAAACGCTATCCGGGTCTGCGACGAAGTGATCGAGCGCTACGGCGTCAAGCTCGACTACCTGATCGGGACGATGATCGAGCTGCCGCGGGCGGCGCTGACCGCTGACGAGATTGCCACCCAGGCGGAGTTCTTCTCCTTTGGTACCAACGACCTGACCCAGACCACCTTCGGTCTTTCCCGCGATGATGCCGGCAAGTTCCTGCCGTTCTACGTCGAGAGTGGCCTGCTGGAGGAAGATCCCTTCGTCTCCCTCGATCAGCAGGGGGTCGGCCTGCTGGTGAAGATGGCGGTAGAAAAGGGGCGGGCCACCCGGCCGAACATCAAGCTCGGCATCTGCGGTGAGCATGGCGGCGATCCGTCGTCGGTCATCTTCTGTCACTCGATCGGGCTCGACTATGTCTCCTGTTCGCCATTCCGGGTGCCGATCGCCCGGCTGGCTGCGGCTCACGCCGCTCTGGAGGGGTAA
- a CDS encoding cold-shock protein, which yields MANGVVKWFNDSKGYGFIEQDNGDDVFVHFSSIQGDGFKSLAEGQAVSFDIVQGAKGLQAANVVRK from the coding sequence ATGGCAAACGGTGTAGTGAAATGGTTCAATGACAGCAAGGGGTATGGCTTTATCGAGCAGGACAACGGTGACGACGTGTTCGTCCATTTTTCCTCGATCCAAGGGGACGGCTTCAAATCCCTGGCCGAAGGTCAGGCGGTAAGCTTCGATATTGTGCAAGGGGCCAAAGGACTTCAGGCGGCCAACGTCGTCCGGAAATAA
- a CDS encoding B12-binding domain-containing radical SAM protein: MLQYVEPVFRPPSEARSLILQITVGCSHNRCAFCGMYKMKRFRLKPLAEIFAELAGLPPRWCVTVDRVFLADGDALVYPFAELCLILDRLAAYFPALTRVGSYASPNSLTTKGPEQLALLREKKLRILYLGLESGDERTLAAIGKGFTAGELAGEALKARQAGMKLSVTAILGLAGRSRSLEHARATAAWVSRVAPEYFSLLTLFQRHNEQFIGSLEQCTRRQLLMEARELLTALNPVRTILRSNHVSNFLSLAGNYPRDRQRLIQQVDQTLAAMERLPGYLDSIPGYEEAYY, from the coding sequence ATGCTCCAGTACGTTGAACCGGTCTTCCGCCCGCCGAGCGAGGCCCGGAGCCTTATCCTTCAGATCACCGTCGGCTGTTCGCACAACCGTTGCGCCTTCTGCGGCATGTACAAGATGAAGCGCTTCCGGTTGAAGCCGCTGGCCGAAATCTTTGCCGAGCTCGCCGGGCTTCCGCCCCGCTGGTGCGTGACGGTCGACCGGGTTTTCCTTGCTGACGGCGATGCCCTGGTCTATCCCTTCGCCGAACTCTGCCTGATCCTCGACCGGCTGGCCGCGTATTTTCCTGCCCTGACCCGGGTCGGTTCCTATGCCTCGCCGAACAGTCTGACGACCAAGGGCCCCGAGCAACTCGCGCTGTTGCGCGAGAAGAAGTTGCGGATCCTGTACCTCGGTCTCGAATCGGGCGACGAGCGGACGCTGGCGGCGATCGGCAAAGGCTTTACTGCCGGGGAACTTGCTGGGGAAGCGCTTAAAGCCCGCCAGGCGGGAATGAAGCTCTCGGTTACCGCCATCCTCGGCCTGGCCGGCCGGTCGCGGAGTCTGGAGCATGCCCGGGCAACGGCGGCGTGGGTGAGCCGGGTCGCGCCGGAGTATTTCTCTTTGCTGACATTGTTCCAGCGGCATAACGAGCAGTTTATCGGTTCTCTCGAACAATGCACCCGTCGCCAGCTGCTTATGGAGGCCCGCGAACTGTTGACAGCACTCAATCCGGTCAGAACGATCCTCCGCTCGAATCACGTTTCCAACTTTCTCTCCCTGGCAGGAAATTATCCCCGGGATCGACAGCGGCTGATCCAGCAGGTCGACCAAACCCTAGCTGCCATGGAGCGGCTCCCCGGCTACCTCGATAGCATACCCGGCTATGAAGAGGCATATTACTGA
- a CDS encoding GNAT family N-acetyltransferase — protein MCTADLTIREATGDDAALLLALICELAAYENLAHAVVATEEQLRHWLFGERPAAEVLIAELAGEPVAFALFFPSFSTFLGRPGIYLEDLFVREAWRGRGIGKSLLARLAYLAVERGCGRLEWSVLDWNRPAIDFYRALGAQPLDDWTVFRLTGEQLATLAASAATALVP, from the coding sequence ATGTGCACGGCAGATTTAACCATTCGGGAAGCGACCGGCGACGACGCTGCACTGCTCCTTGCCCTGATTTGCGAACTGGCGGCATACGAGAATTTGGCCCATGCGGTGGTTGCCACTGAGGAGCAGTTGCGACACTGGCTCTTCGGCGAACGGCCGGCCGCCGAGGTTCTGATCGCCGAGCTGGCCGGCGAACCAGTGGCGTTTGCTCTCTTTTTTCCGTCATTTTCCACCTTCCTTGGCCGCCCTGGCATCTATCTGGAAGACCTGTTCGTCCGGGAGGCGTGGCGTGGCCGGGGTATTGGCAAGTCGTTGCTGGCCCGGCTTGCCTATCTCGCCGTGGAGCGGGGTTGTGGCAGGCTTGAATGGTCGGTCCTCGACTGGAATCGTCCGGCGATTGATTTCTACCGTGCCCTGGGAGCGCAACCGCTGGACGATTGGACCGTCTTCCGGCTGACCGGCGAACAGTTGGCCACCCTGGCTGCTTCAGCAGCCACCGCTCTCGTCCCTTGA
- a CDS encoding methyl-accepting chemotaxis protein, translated as MARRKLAIKVLGIIGITLFLGFALLGGVSIWLEHSALLGLETRNTRDLATIIERDIGDVMMKGEMSEVARYIGDRRGKGGILDLRTFNAEGKSAADNNGSAEPAALEALKTGRTVEQRRSIDGKRALTFIIPMANEERCTQCHDKTSRYTGALLLTTSLEEGYDGARQLTVALAAVGVVCFFIVLAAMYVFFKRTLVRNIADISQSIQVIAHGEGDLTSRLPVRSDDELGELAEGVNLLIAKLCEIMSSLYHQAGHIALAACRTIKETEQLVNSTASQKELSVSMAVASEQMAATLNDVAATTQKAAQVSGQVDEAAGSGMTVVQETSQSMDLIRHGVMATLETMGKLERSSDQIGEIVGMIEDVADQTNLLALNAAIEAARAGDAGRGFAVVANEVKVLSERTAASTRQIATLVGSIQQEIREVMSAVAGEKDRVDEGVARSAVALERLGQIMQLAATSNDMISQIATATEEQSATTAEISEKIHHVSGTAEVVNGKMEQTAGIFRELSETAEKIYATVGRFSVGNYHDTIKRYATELRTRVTATLERQVADRRLTVDQLFSRDYRPIPNTDPQKYSTPFDRLFDELILPFQEEIIGQDAGIYYAICVDERGYCPSHNLRYSQPLTGNPAVDRERNRTKRIFNDHTGIRCATNSENFLLQTYLRDTGEVMNDLSTPIRIAGRHWGAVRIGYRADD; from the coding sequence ATGGCTAGGCGGAAACTGGCGATAAAGGTCCTCGGGATTATCGGTATAACGTTGTTTTTGGGGTTTGCCCTGCTCGGCGGCGTCTCCATCTGGTTGGAGCATTCGGCGCTCCTCGGCCTTGAGACGCGGAATACCCGCGATCTGGCCACCATTATCGAGCGGGACATCGGCGACGTGATGATGAAGGGGGAAATGTCGGAAGTCGCGCGTTACATCGGTGACCGGCGCGGCAAAGGCGGAATCCTCGATCTGCGGACCTTCAATGCCGAGGGGAAGTCTGCCGCCGACAATAACGGCAGCGCCGAGCCGGCAGCCCTGGAGGCGCTGAAGACGGGGCGTACCGTTGAACAGCGGCGGAGCATCGACGGCAAACGGGCATTGACTTTCATTATCCCGATGGCCAACGAAGAGCGTTGCACCCAGTGTCATGACAAGACGAGCCGCTATACCGGGGCGCTGCTCCTGACCACCTCGCTCGAAGAAGGGTATGACGGCGCTCGGCAGCTGACCGTGGCGCTGGCTGCGGTCGGCGTTGTCTGCTTCTTTATCGTACTGGCGGCAATGTATGTCTTTTTCAAGCGGACACTGGTCAGAAATATTGCCGACATCTCGCAGAGCATCCAGGTGATTGCCCATGGCGAAGGGGATCTGACTTCCCGCTTGCCGGTCCGGAGCGACGATGAACTCGGCGAACTGGCGGAAGGGGTAAATCTGCTGATCGCCAAACTCTGTGAAATCATGTCCAGCCTCTATCACCAGGCCGGCCATATCGCCCTGGCCGCCTGCCGGACGATCAAGGAGACCGAGCAATTGGTCAATTCCACCGCCAGCCAGAAGGAGCTGTCTGTTTCAATGGCGGTGGCGTCGGAACAGATGGCGGCGACGTTGAACGATGTAGCGGCGACCACCCAGAAGGCTGCCCAGGTGTCGGGGCAGGTGGACGAGGCGGCGGGGAGCGGGATGACCGTCGTTCAGGAGACCTCCCAGAGCATGGACTTGATTCGCCATGGCGTTATGGCGACTCTGGAGACCATGGGTAAGCTGGAACGATCGTCGGATCAGATCGGCGAGATCGTCGGCATGATCGAAGACGTTGCCGACCAGACCAATCTGCTGGCGCTGAATGCGGCCATCGAAGCGGCTCGGGCCGGGGATGCCGGCCGCGGCTTCGCCGTCGTTGCCAACGAGGTCAAGGTATTGTCGGAGCGGACGGCGGCATCGACCAGGCAGATTGCCACCCTGGTCGGCAGTATCCAGCAGGAGATCCGGGAGGTGATGTCGGCGGTTGCGGGGGAAAAGGATCGTGTCGACGAGGGGGTGGCCCGATCGGCGGTTGCCCTGGAGCGTCTCGGCCAGATCATGCAGCTGGCGGCCACTTCGAACGATATGATCAGTCAGATTGCCACGGCTACCGAAGAGCAGAGTGCCACGACCGCCGAGATATCGGAAAAAATACACCATGTCTCGGGAACTGCCGAGGTGGTGAACGGTAAAATGGAGCAGACGGCGGGAATTTTTCGGGAGCTGTCGGAAACGGCGGAGAAAATCTACGCGACGGTTGGCCGGTTCAGCGTCGGCAATTACCATGATACCATCAAACGGTACGCGACGGAGTTGCGGACCCGGGTGACGGCAACCCTGGAACGGCAGGTAGCGGACCGTCGGCTGACGGTTGATCAGCTGTTCAGCCGCGATTACCGACCGATTCCGAATACCGATCCGCAAAAATACAGTACCCCCTTCGACCGGTTGTTTGATGAACTGATCCTGCCTTTCCAGGAAGAGATCATCGGCCAGGATGCCGGGATCTACTACGCCATCTGCGTCGACGAACGTGGCTACTGCCCGAGCCATAACCTCCGTTATTCGCAGCCGTTAACCGGCAACCCGGCGGTTGATCGGGAACGGAACCGCACCAAGCGGATCTTTAACGATCACACCGGTATCCGCTGTGCCACCAATAGCGAGAATTTCCTACTTCAGACCTATTTGCGGGATACGGGGGAAGTGATGAACGACCTGTCGACGCCGATCCGTATTGCCGGTCGGCATTGGGGTGCGGTGCGGATCGGCTATCGGGCGGACGACTGA